TCGCCCGCCAGCAGGAGCTTGGCGGTGATTTCGGCTTCGATTTCGAAGCCGTTCGATTCCAGTTCAAGACTCAGCGCCAGCTCCCGGTCAAGGAGCTTGTAGCAGGTCTCCATGTCCCTGAGGTCGGCCCCGTAAATGCGGTTGGCGACCCAGGTGATGAAGCGGTTGCCCCAGCGCAACAGCAGCCGTTGACCGGAGAAATCGCGGTAGCCGAAGGCGACCCGGGCCCCGTCCCGTTCGACGCTGGCCAGCAGTCGCAAGAGATCGCGCGGATGGTACTCAAGGTCGGCGTCCTGTATGGCCACGAACCTTCCTGAAGCCGCCTGCAGGGCCCGGCGTACCGCGGCCCCCTTGCCCTGGTTCCGGGGCGCGCGCAAGAGGCTGACCCTGGGGTCGGTGAGCGATTCGAGATACTGCAGCGAACCGTCGTCGGAGGCGTCGTCGGCGAACACGAACTCGCAGTCCTCCGGCAACGCCAGGAGTCGCTCGAGCTGCTCTGGAAGCTGGGCGGCCTCGTTGTAGACCGGGACCAGGACCGAGAGTTTTATCGGGGCCATGATCTAAGCCGCCCGTAGAGGCGCAGCAGGTCCCAGAAAGCGCGGGCCACGACCAGGGGATTGAGCCCGGTCTGGCTCCCGGCCCGGCGCGGGTAGTGTTCGAGTCCGACCTCGGCGATCCGGGCGCCCAGCTTGCTGGCCTTGGCCATGATCTCGGCCGAGATGAAGCCGCCCTCGCTCTCCAGATCCAGGGAACGGACGAATCCGGCTCTGAACAGCTTGAAGCCGCAGTCCAGATCGCGCGGACTGAACCCGAGCAGGGCCCCGGCCAAGGCGGCCCAGACACGCGAGGGCAACGCCCGGGAAGATCCCTCGGCGCGCTGCCGGCGGAAACCGATCACCATGTCGTTGCCCTCGATCAGCGCCAGGAGCTTGCCCACGTCGGCAGGGTCGAACTGGCCGTCGCCGTCGCAGAAGCCGACCAGGTCCCCGCGCGCGGCCCCGAAACCGGTCTTTAGCGCCGCTCCGTAGCCGCGGTTCGACGGGTGTGATTCAAGCCGCACCCCGGGGTTGCGGCAGAGCTCTTCGGCCCGCGCCGCAGTGGCATCCGTGGAACCGTCGTCCACCAGGATCAGCTCCCAATTCAGGCCGCTCCGTTCAAGTGCGGCGACGGCCTGCCCGGCGACTGCCCGCACATTGGCCTCTTCGTTGTAGAGCGGCAGGAAAAAACTCAACTCGGTGGTCACTTGTTGGAACCCCCGTATGCCGCCCCGTCGGTGCGCAGATTCGGTCCGGCCGGCGATTATCTTCCAAATATTCGGAACCCGGATTCGATAATGGCGAACTTGATTGCTTGATGCCGCCCGCCGAAGGGGTTTAATGGAATCGCCGCTGCGCCTGCTCATCCCGGGTCCAATCGATCTGGATAAGCGCGTGCTGGCGGCGCTGGCAGAACCTGTAATCCCTCATTACGGGGACGACTGGGTCGCACTTTACCGGCGCTTGCAGGATGGGGTGCGTCCGCACGCCGGAACCGCCGGCAGCGTTTTTCTGCTGGCCGCTTCAGGGTCCGGCGCCCTGGACGCCGGGGTGCGCTCGCTGACCTCTCCCGGCGATCGCGTGCTGGTTCCGGTGAGCGGCTATTTCTCGCAACGCTTTTACGAAATCGCGCTGGCCAACAACCTCGAAGCGTACAAGCTGGACGTAAAGCCGGGCCTTGCTCCCACGCCCGAGCAAATCGCCGAGGCGATCGACTCGCTGTCGATCAAGACGCTGCTGCTATGCCACAACGAGACCTCCTGCGGGGCGATTTGTGACGTGGAGGCCATCGGCCGGGTCTGCCAGAGCCGGGGCGTGAACGTCTTTTTGGATGCAATTTCCTCGCTGGCCTCGGTCGAAATCCGAGCCGATGACTGGGGGCTGGACTACGTCGCGGCGGCATCGCAAAAGGGGCTGGAGGGTCCGCCCGGGCTGGCGCCGGCAATCATCACCCCGCGCGGCTGGGACACCTACGACCGCAACCCTGCCCGGTCGGTCGGCTGGTACTTCGACTTCGGAGTCTGGCGCGGTTTCGAGCGCGATCTCGGGGAGTACCATCCGCAACCCGCCACCATGCCGGTCAACGTTGCCCGCGCCCTGGACGTTGCCATCGGCCTGCAGGCCGGCGAGAGCCGCGGCGATCGCTACCGGCGGATCGCGGCCGGCGCGGCCGGTCTGCGCTCGTCGCTGCGCGAACTGGGCTTTAAGATCCTGGCGCCCGAATCGGTCGCATCGCCGACGGTGACCTGCGCCTTCGTGCCGCCCGACCTCGAAGGACGCGTCGGCGATCTATTGGCCTGGATGCGCAACGAGTGCGGCTTCATCCTGGCCGAGGGTTTCGGTCCGCTGCAGGGGCGGATTATCCGCATCGGCCACATGTCGCGCCTGGTCTTCGAGAGCTATCTCCCCGAGTTCCTGTCCGGAATCGAGCGCTACCTGCGTTTGGCCCGGGCGGCTTGAGCGGCCCGGATCCGCGAAAAAGAACGGCCGACTCAACCTCCGATCGATCCGCTCCGGACCGCTGGGCGGGGCATGAATCCGGTTCCGGGGGCGGCGGATTGCCGGCCGGGCTGCTGGCGGCGGCGGTCATCGCTCTATTGGCGGTTCTCGGCATCGGCACCCGGTACTTCGTCCAAGGGGACCTGAACGCCGCCTACGTCCTGCTGAGCCTTTTCTTCTCGACCAACCTGATCATCTGCTACTGGGAGGTCTGCTTATTTCTCCGGCGCGACCAAATTGAACAGCGCGCCGGTTATTGGCGGGATTGGCAGCGGCGCAGCGGCCGGTCGCCGGCCGTTAAATTTCTCGCCAGCAGGGTGCCGCTGCGGCGCGCGTTGTCGCCGACCGTCTGGGCGGACGCCTGGGCCACCTACTCCCAGTTCGACGGGTCCTTTGCGGACCGTGGGACCTACGGGTTCAACATCGACATCGCAAACGGGTTCTTCACGCCGGTCCCGTCACTGTTCCTGTACGCGGCCTTCACGATCGAGTTCCTGCCGGCCACGGTGGCCGGCATCTTCGGGGTCATGCTCTTCTGGCAGTGGACGTATGGGACATCGCTCTACTGGGTCAGCTTCTTCGTGGCCGGCAGGCAGCACCGCATCACCAAAGGCCAGCTCGGCACCTTCATCGGTGCCATGAACGCCCCTTGGGTGCTATGCGCGCTGGCGGGACTCTACGTTTCGGTCCGGCTCATCCTGGAGGGCGGATACGGGGCCCTGGGCCACTGATCGCCGCAGGTTCGCCCGGAGATCGCCCGCAAGCAACGCTGCGGGGGTAGGGGGAGGGAGCCGAAATACGCTTGGGATCCAGCCCGCGTTGTCTTGGTTCCTGATCCCGCCGGCTGCGGGGCCGGGCGAACTGGTCCCGGTGCGATTGATCGGCGGCGGGTTCCTGCTATAGGTCGTCGAAGGGATTGCCCGAGGCCGGCTGCAGGTTCAGGCGCATGATCCGCGCCTCGGTCGCGGCGTCGGTGCCGGGCGCCAGCTCCTCGATTTTTTCAAGGTCGGCGATGGCTTCCTGGGTTCGTCCCAGCTGGATGTAGATGTTGGCGCGGGTCAGGTAGAGCAGCGGGATGTCGTCGCGGTCCTCGATGGCGCGGGTGTAGCTCTCCAATGCCGATTGGTAGTCCTGGCGCTGCTCCTGCAGGAAGCCGCGGACGTAGTGGGCCTGGGCGTAGGTATCGCCGTCGGCGTATTCGACCGCCCGGTCGGACGCCAGCGCCGCCGCCGCCGGATCGGAAATCTCATTGGTCATGTAGAAGTTGACCGCCTGGATGTAGACCTCGGCGTCGGTCGAGTTCTCTTCGATGATTCGACTGACCACCGCCAGCGCGTCATCGCGGCGGCCGGCCGCGGCCAACAGGTAGGCGCTCTCGTACTGTTCGAATATCTCCTGGTCGCGAAGCTGCGCCAGAACCATCGATAACGCCATCGCGAATATGACCCCGCAGACAACCAGCAGGCCGCCCAGCAGGTTCTTCCCCTCGCCGCCGGCCCCGAACGCCTGGAGGGCCGCCGCGGCCAACAACAGGACCTGGCCCAGCGCCAGCGGCCAGGGGGCGCCGAAAAAGACCGCCTCGAACGTGAACAGGGCCACGCCCATCAGGCCGCGCGCCACCAGCTCCAGTTGACTGGGCAGGCGCTCGGGCTGGCGCCGGAAAGCGATCAACAGGTCGATCGCGATCAGGCCCACGATCGACCACCGGAAGTCCTCGGTGAGAGCCAGCGAAAGCACCAGCCAAAGGATGTCGGCCCCGAGCAACATGAATTTGCCCAGCGTCAGCGATATTCCGGCCTCGTCCTGCTCGTCCTGGATGCGCATCTCTTCGACGGTCGGCAGCCGCAGCGAATCGGTGTTGGGATCCACCAGCGGAGGCAGGTCGGCGCCGCGCTGCTCGCCCTCGGCGCCATCGGCCGCCGAAGCCGCAAGGAACCTCGGCAGAAGCGGGATGATGATTGATGCCATTGGCCGGAGTGTGCTCGCTGGGCCGCAAGGGTGAGCGCGGCCGATTCTCGCAACCCTGGACCGGCGTCCGGGTCGCGTTGGCGGCCGGAGCGCTCACGGTACCTATAATTTGCGGCAATTGAATAACGGTGGTTCCGGCTCTTATCCAGAGTGGTGGAGGGATCGGCCCTTTGAAGCCCGGCAACCAGCGCGCTCGGTGACATGGACCATGTGGAGCGCGGCCAGGTGCCAACTCCGGCGAGCTGCGAATTCGCAAGATAAGAGGACACCACAGCCATGTTCGATTCGGTAGAAGTTACCTTTTTTGGCCGGGCCGGCGCGCCCGGCGCCCGTTCGCGCCTGCTTGGTCGCTCGCACGGCGGTCCGTCCCTGATGTAGAGCCCGCGGCACGGCGGCGACCGGTCCCTTGATGGCCCGCTCGCTCCCTGCCCCGTGACTCTCCAACCCCGTTTATTCCTTCAGGACACCCCGAGAACTAACCACCATGGCCGAAAAAGTACTTGGCCTCAAGTGCAAGAACTGCGACGCGGTCTATCCGGCCGCCGCCCAGCATGTCTGCAACCTCTGTTTTGGCCCGCTTGAGGTCGTATACGACTACGATGTAATCCGCGCCCGGGTCAGCCGCGAGCGCATCGCCGCCGGACCCAATTCGCTCTGGCGCTACGCCGATCTGCTGCCGCTGGAGAGCGGCTGGGAGAACAACGTTCGGGTCGGATTTACTCCCCTGCAACGCGCCAGCAAGCTCGCCGACCGGCTGGGCCTGGGCGAACTCTGGCTGAAGAACGACAGCCTGAACCCGACTTTTTCCTTCAAGGACCGCCCGGTAACGGTGGCCCTGGCCAAGGCCCGGCAACTGGGTTACGAGGTTTTCGCCTGTGCCTCGACCGGCAACCTGGCTTCGGCGGTAGCCGGCGCCGGCGCCCGCACCCCGCTGGACATTTACGTGTTCATGCCCTCCGATGTGGAATCGGGCAAGGTGTTGAATGCGGCCGTGTATGGGGCGAAGTTGATCGCGGTGGACGGCACCTACGACCAGCTCAATCGCCTCTGCTCGGAAATCGCCGATGAAGAGGACTGGGCCTTCTGCAACATCAACATGCGGCCCTACTACGCCGAGGGTTCCAAGACCCTGGCGTTCGAGGTGGTCGAGCAGCTTGGCTGGCGCGCCCCCGACCAGGTGGTGGTCCCCATCGCATCCGGCGCCCTGTACACCGAGATCGCCAAGGGGTTCCGGGAGCTGGTCGAAGTCGGATTGCTCGAGTCGCAGAGTGTCGTTATCTCCGGCGCCCAGGCGGCCGGGTGCTCGCCGGTGGCGGACGCTTTCGCGAGCGGAGCCACCGA
This is a stretch of genomic DNA from Chloroflexota bacterium. It encodes these proteins:
- a CDS encoding glycosyltransferase family 2 protein, yielding MAPIKLSVLVPVYNEAAQLPEQLERLLALPEDCEFVFADDASDDGSLQYLESLTDPRVSLLRAPRNQGKGAAVRRALQAASGRFVAIQDADLEYHPRDLLRLLASVERDGARVAFGYRDFSGQRLLLRWGNRFITWVANRIYGADLRDMETCYKLLDRELALSLELESNGFEIEAEITAKLLLAGERIVQLPISYAPRREGKKLSVWRDGPMALLTLLAYRRGKAGQ
- a CDS encoding glycosyltransferase family 2 protein, whose product is MSRRSGDSIKPLRRAASSNQVRHYRIRVPNIWKIIAGRTESAHRRGGIRGFQQVTTELSFFLPLYNEEANVRAVAGQAVAALERSGLNWELILVDDGSTDATAARAEELCRNPGVRLESHPSNRGYGAALKTGFGAARGDLVGFCDGDGQFDPADVGKLLALIEGNDMVIGFRRQRAEGSSRALPSRVWAALAGALLGFSPRDLDCGFKLFRAGFVRSLDLESEGGFISAEIMAKASKLGARIAEVGLEHYPRRAGSQTGLNPLVVARAFWDLLRLYGRLRSWPR
- a CDS encoding alanine--glyoxylate aminotransferase family protein yields the protein MESPLRLLIPGPIDLDKRVLAALAEPVIPHYGDDWVALYRRLQDGVRPHAGTAGSVFLLAASGSGALDAGVRSLTSPGDRVLVPVSGYFSQRFYEIALANNLEAYKLDVKPGLAPTPEQIAEAIDSLSIKTLLLCHNETSCGAICDVEAIGRVCQSRGVNVFLDAISSLASVEIRADDWGLDYVAAASQKGLEGPPGLAPAIITPRGWDTYDRNPARSVGWYFDFGVWRGFERDLGEYHPQPATMPVNVARALDVAIGLQAGESRGDRYRRIAAGAAGLRSSLRELGFKILAPESVASPTVTCAFVPPDLEGRVGDLLAWMRNECGFILAEGFGPLQGRIIRIGHMSRLVFESYLPEFLSGIERYLRLARAA
- a CDS encoding tetratricopeptide repeat protein, translated to MASIIIPLLPRFLAASAADGAEGEQRGADLPPLVDPNTDSLRLPTVEEMRIQDEQDEAGISLTLGKFMLLGADILWLVLSLALTEDFRWSIVGLIAIDLLIAFRRQPERLPSQLELVARGLMGVALFTFEAVFFGAPWPLALGQVLLLAAAALQAFGAGGEGKNLLGGLLVVCGVIFAMALSMVLAQLRDQEIFEQYESAYLLAAAGRRDDALAVVSRIIEENSTDAEVYIQAVNFYMTNEISDPAAAALASDRAVEYADGDTYAQAHYVRGFLQEQRQDYQSALESYTRAIEDRDDIPLLYLTRANIYIQLGRTQEAIADLEKIEELAPGTDAATEARIMRLNLQPASGNPFDDL
- a CDS encoding threonine synthase, with amino-acid sequence MAEKVLGLKCKNCDAVYPAAAQHVCNLCFGPLEVVYDYDVIRARVSRERIAAGPNSLWRYADLLPLESGWENNVRVGFTPLQRASKLADRLGLGELWLKNDSLNPTFSFKDRPVTVALAKARQLGYEVFACASTGNLASAVAGAGARTPLDIYVFMPSDVESGKVLNAAVYGAKLIAVDGTYDQLNRLCSEIADEEDWAFCNINMRPYYAEGSKTLAFEVVEQLGWRAPDQVVVPIASGALYTEIAKGFRELVEVGLLESQSVVISGAQAAGCSPVADAFASGATEFEPVRDPDTLAKSLAIGNPADGNYSLEVARSTGGVIEKVSDDEVVEAIKILAADEGIFTEPAGGVTVATLIKLARQGRFGRDETVVAYITGNGLKTQEALDGIGVANMTIAPTLGSFEDAIAADARTPVFA